TCTTGCTCGGATTATAGAAAATAAATACTTTTTAGAattcttgtgagtagatctatgtaATAGAATAATGATTAACACTTTATAAAGTCTTGTCAATTGTTATACTTATTTTCTGTAATTATAAACTGTGAATTAATTTAGTTTTTTAATctatgtacttagggtttatgaaTTAATTTAGTAGTTAATGTTTTgttaattagggttagttattattgtctatacttagggtttgttaaatagggttagttattatttcatgtaccttagGTTTTTCAATAATTTTTGTTAGTAATTGATGGTTTATTATTTAGGGTTAGATATTTCATGTACTTAGGGTTAGTTAATTAATTTAGTTAGTAATTAATGGTTTATTAATTAGGGTTAGTTAGTATttcatgtacttagggtttgttaattagggtttgttatttttgcttatacttagggtttgttaatcaAGATGCCATCTCCGTTCAATTATTTCTTATAATTATAAAAATGAgtttaaataattatttaaattttttattttgtaaatTCTGTAAGAGGTAGGTTTTCATATCTATTTAATTGATGGAGGATAGAATCTTAGTTATGAGGGGTTATTTTCGTTTTGTTTTTAGAGTGACATACAATATTTTCCTAACTAATTACAGATAAATATGGAGAGGTCATTATGGATGTACAACTTATCAAGATTAGACCCATCTTATGTAGTGGAGGTCCAAAAATTTATTGATGCCATGAAGATACATGCTCAGAGAACAAAGGTGAAGCACATATGTTGTCCATGCGCAGACTGTAAAAATATTGTGGTATTTGACAATGTGGAAGCAATCACTTCTCATCTGGTTTGCAGAGGATTTGTGGAGGACTACTTGATTTGGACAAAACATGGTGAGGGTAGTTCTGCACCTTATATGCGGACAACTGACAACACTGCAAGTAACATCAATGTGGAGGGTCCAATGCCATATCTCAATGAATGTGATGCTATGCCAGATATCAATGAAACCCATCATGCTATGCCAGATGTCAATCAAACTCATAATTCTACGTCCGATGTTAATGAAACTCAGCATGTTAACACTGATGCCATTGAAGATGCAGATTTCTTAGAGGCAATAATGAACCGTTGTGCGGATCCATCAATATTCTTCATGAAGCGAATGGAAGCCTTGAAGAAGGCAGCAGAAGAGCCTTTGTACGACGAGTCGAAAGGTTGTACCAATGAGTGGTCGACACTATGGGCTGTTCTTTAGTTTTTGACGATTAAGGCTAGATATGGTTGGTCCGATGCTAGTTTCAATGATTTATTGCGTGTACTTGGAGACCTTCTTCCTAAGGAGAACAAAGTGCCTGCTAACACGTACTATGCAAAGAAGCTAGTCGGTCCACTTACGATGGGTGTTGAGAAGATCCACGCATGTAGAAATCATTGTATTCTATATCGGGGTGATCAGTATAAAGACTTAGACAGTTGTCCAAACTGTGGTGCTAGTAGGTACAAGACGAATAAAGATTATCGAGAGGAAGAGAATGCAGCCTCTGTTTCTTCAGGGAGGAAGCGAAAGAAGATGCAAACAAAGACTCAACAAGACAAACGTTCAAAGCCCACTAGCAATATCGAAGTGGACTATTATGCGTTGAGAAGAATTCCTGCATTGGTGATATGGTATCTCCCTGTGGTTGATCGTTTGAGGTGTTTGTTTGCAAACCCTGATGATGCGGAACTTATGACCTGGCATGCTTCTGATGAAAGGAAAGATGATGGAAAGTTACGACATCCAGCCGATGCAAAGCAATGGCAAGAATTCGATAAGAAATATCCAGACTTTGCCGAGGATCCACGAAATGTAAGGTTTGCTCTGAgtactgatggaatgaatccatTTGCTGAGAGGAGCAGCatgcacagcacatggccagtgatcatgACAATATACAACCTTCCTTCATGGTTGTGTCAAAAAAGAAAATATCTTTTGCTAACCATTCTTATTTCTGGACCTACACAACCTGGAGTTGAtatggatgtatttctagagcccTTAATGCAAGAGATGCAAATACTATGGGAAGTGGGTGTGAAAATGGTCGATGCGTTCCGCAAAGAGACATTTACACTGAGAGCAATTATTATTGTCACAATTAATGATTATCCTGCTCTCTTCTCATTATCAGGCCAGTTCAAGGGAAAGGTTGGTTGTGTAGAGTGCATAGATGGAACATGGCACGTGTCTCTTCCTCCATCTAACAAGATAGTGTACATGAGGCATAGGAGGTGGCTACCGGTAGGCCATAAGTACCACTTACAAAAGATGAATAAGTACTTTGACAATATGGATGAATCAAAATCTACTGCTCCATCAGGTTATAGTAAAGGGCACAGAGTGTATAAGATAGTTGAGAATGTCAAGTTTGTGTTTGGAAAAAAGACCAAAGATGGGAAACCAAGAAAGGTTGTGAAGGCAAATGAGGGGGACACATTCAAGAAGAAGTCTATTTTCTTTAAGTACTTATCGTACTGGAAAGACTTAGACGTACGACATGCGATCGATGGTATGCATGTTCAGAAGAATGTGTTTGACAGCGTAGTTGGAACTTTGCTAGACATAAAGAGCAAGACAAAGGAAGGTCTCAATTCACGTTTGGACATGCAACATTTAAAGATCAAAAAAGAACTTCACCCTGTACTCCTAGAGAATGGGAAGTACCATCTACCGGCAGCAAGCTATAACCTGAACAGAGAGGAGAAACATGCAATGTGTGTGTGGTTGAAGAATTTAAAAGTTCCATCTGGTTTCTGCTCCAACATAAGGAGTCTTGTTTCGATGAAAGACCTTACACTCACCAACTACAACTCACATGATTGTCATGTAATGCTGACCACTTTTCTTCCTATTGCCATCAGGGCTATAAATCCAGTGTTCTTAAAGATGGCAATCACACGGTTGTGCTACTTCTTCAATAAGATATCTGAGAAGGTAATTATCGGTGATGAGTTAGAGTCCCTACAGAAATTTGCTGCAGAGACATTGAGCCAGTTGGAGATGTGCTTTCCCCCATCGTTCTTTGATATCATGGTACACCTTATTGTTCATTTGGTGCCTCAAATTGAGGCATTGGGCCCCATGTATTTCCATGAAATGTGGACGTATGAGCGTTTCATGTCAATATTGAATGGCTATATGTCAAATCGTGCTCATCCGGAGGGTCCCATGATAGAGGCATACACTACAGAAGAGGCCATTGAGTCTGGAGGACCATTATGTAATAATCTCCTAAAAGACCAGGTATCAATTGGTTTGCCTCCGTTGCGACATGAGGGAAGGCTTGGTGGACGAGGGAGGATGGGACGGAAATCATTCATCCCGCCAGATTACAACATAGTCCTAGAGGTACATTACAGCATACTACAACAACTCATAATAATGGACCCATTCACCAAGCAGCACATGAAAGAGCTTCATGAGGAGAATCCAGGATGCACAAATGATTGGGTACACAAGGAACACAAGCGTCGGTTCACCGCATGGCTAAAGAATTTGGACATGACAGATGAATCAGAAACCATCAAGATTTTAGCATCTGGACCATCAAGCCAGGTCATATCATGGCAGAGCTATGACATTAGTGGCTTCACATTTTCCACCAGTTTTAGGGACACCAAGCGCATGGCACAGAATAGTGGCGTTCGATGTGAGGCTGTAGATGAAACAACTGGTGAAGAAACTACATACTTtggattcattgatgacatatgggaGGTTGAATATGGTCCACGCATGCAGATTCTAGTGTTCCGATGTCGATGGGTTCAAGATAAACATGTCACTGTGGATAACTATGGCCAAAGAGTTCTTGATCTAAGTAAAGTAGGTTACAAAGATGATCCGTGGATCCTTGCTAACCGTGCTGCACAGGTGTTCTATGTGGAACAAATTCTATCTACGAATGAAAAGAAAAGTACCCAAAAGCCAAAGCACGTAGCAATCCCTGGAAAGCAACAAATTGTAGGAGTTGATGGTGTAATGGATTTAGAGGATGTTAACCAGTTCAGCGAGATGTCTCTTTTTACAAAGTTTGAAGAAAAGATAAAAAAATGTGGAGAAAAGTATCCCGCAAACCTCTTTGCCCTGGGTGCGCCATGATGGACAAGGAAGGACTGTAGCACGCTAGATTGTTTATCATGTAACTAATGTATCACTTATCATTTGTACCTAATGCTACTCTTTCTTATTAAGCAAGATGTTTACATTTCCCCTTGTTGTATACCTTTGGACTATGATATTATTTTCTAACTTAATTAAACAAATCTTAATTAAAACCTCTTTTCCCTTCTTGTATACCTTTGGATTCTATATTATTTACTAACCCTAGGTACATGAAATATTAACTAACCCTAATTAACTAACCCTAGTGTTGACATACCAGCAGACGTGTTTGCTACTGGCAAGGATAAAAGCAGGGCATTTGTTACCTTCGAGGACATGCACCTGCTGTTGAACTATAGGAAACTTGACGTCCAACTCATTACAATCTGGTGCCTGTAAGTATCACTCATGCACACACATTGTTATTATTAAATTTGGAATGTGATAAACTCTAATATGTGGATGTTGTATGTAGTTTGCAAGACCACGAGCAAAGATCGTTAACTACAGGATCGATGGTCGGTTACCTGAGTCCAATCAGGTTACAAGAAAATATGCACAAATTTGTACTTACAAATGAAGATAGAGCAAAGATAGAGAAGGACAAAACACCAGAACAAGTTGCAGAAGCTGTAAAGGAATTGCAACGAAAATACGAGGACAAATATGCCCTCTATCTCGGTAGAGCAATGCTGAGATATAAGTACAGGGATTTTATATTGGCACCCTACAACTTTGGGTAAGCGTGACCTCGTATACGTACTTCAAATTATCGTGTTAACCCTAAGTACATGTGTCGCTCACTCGTTTATTCATGCAGTGACCATTGGATTGTTTTTTATATTTATCCATTCGAAGGGAAGGTGCTTGTCCTAGACTCCTTACATTATCCTCCTCAGTCGTATCAAACATTCCTGATTCATTTAGAAAGGTGAGCCAACATGCAACCACATCCGTACTTATATGAATTAGAGTTTCTAAATAACTATAGTGTTTTATATTCGATATCTATAGGGCATGACGGTTTTATAAGAAGCAAAAAGGACCGGTCGATGTCGCCCGCTCAGATCCTAGTGTGCCATTGACGATACAACACCATTATCCGGTAAGTTGTCCGAACACATATCATCATATAAATAATACACAAGGCATGACAATTTTAGTTTAATCTTTTGCTCATTAATTACATAGTGCCACAAGCAACCACCTGGATCGGtctactgtggatactatgtgtGTGAGTTCATAAGGCAGCGGGGACGATACGTCAGGGACAAAAATATGGTAAAAAATATCTATGTATGAAGTTTTCTCATTAAAGTTGGAAATATTAATATTGGACATGTGTCAATGATGCTTTTAAACTTTGTTTCCAGccgagaagcaaaggaaaggacgTGCCATTCACTCCAAAAACTATGGAAGATATAGTAGCAGACTTGTGcggttttattatgagagaaataaTTCCAAGTATCGGATCATATTTTGATGAAGCCGGTGATTTAGCAAGTGAAAGATTTAGAGCGCTGACAGACCTAGCAGGTCTAAACTTGAAACGAAATGACATGTAAACACCAAATGGTTGAACTCATAACATGAAATGACGTGTATTATATGTAATTTTATGCTTGATGTTTGATTTCATGTGTACACATCTGTAATATTTATATGTGTTGTATGTATGATGCAattttatggttcatgtttgcatatcttatatatatatatatataagatatgcaaacatgaaccataaaatTGCTCATGTGATGTCCAATCAACGGTGTTTACTTTTGGGTGAAGAATAGACAAGTTTGCTCatgtgattttacccctatttCATGATTAAAGTTTTGACATATTTGGTAGGGATGTTGGCAACAAAATTAGATACAAATTTATGCACTCATTTAAGGACTATAAATCTATGCATTTGTCAATTTTTGCAAAAATTAGACAGACAAACACAATTTATTAGCACACAACTTTCATGTAATCATCAAATCAAGAGATATCATGGTAACATTCATGCACGTATCACATTAATGTCTAGATCACATTAATCTCAGGTTTCCATACTTTTGCTTGTCCCAAGTTTGAGTTTAGAATGTTGggttcctaaataagatgcacatTTGTAGTCTAATATTACATTTTCAGATTGAACTAATCAATATGCAAAAATCCTTTACTAGCACTAGATCCACGCCTCTAAAGAATCCAAGCACCCATTAACCCTAGATCTACGAAGATATTTAGGAACCCAACATTCTAAACCAAGATATTTAGATCTTGGATGCAACATCCGCTCCTGTCTTTGGAAACAAACCTTGTCGTGCAGAGGCATCATGAGCTTGAGGAGGCAGAGGCAACATGATGCCCCTTCTGCTTGCGCTGCTTGTGGCCAACGTGTGATGGTGCGGCCAGCGGCTCGGCACACCCAACGGCGTAGTCACCAGGCAGTACGTGCGTCCAGCTTCGTCGTGGTAGTCTGTCCGAAGTCCGTACTCTATTTTGAATGATGAGCCACAGGTTTTCCGGATGGAGTGGATATGAGGGGCCTTTGTACGTCCGATGAACTGTGCCCCATACGCCGCCGAGGCGGAGTATTCCCCGCTTGCGCTGTTTTGCGGTCTTAATTCTCCGGGTAAGATTCcataataaatataaataaattcaTCTAGATGAGCACCCGTGATTGCAGTGCTGAGTTTTGGAGTCTTTGACCATACTTGTTAGTGACTCATACGTACATTGGCCGAACTTTTATTTTACTAATAAAGTTGTGGCAAACAAATTGTTCACCACATTAATTAGCCCAGTCTCGGTGGGAGTTTCAAgtgagtttcatttgcattaaaTAGGTTGTCACATAGGCATTTTTGATGACATGGCAGCGTATTTAAGAAGAGTGAGAAGAAAAATGAGTTGACACGATTACCAACTCTttatgagtcatgaaattaaatgccAATGAAACCATATaatgaaactctccattgagactGGGTGTTTCATCCgagtttcattttatttcatatgACATGGCAGTCTTGGAAACAACGTCATAAAACTCTCCATTGAAACTGTCCTTAGATATAAGTTTTGGCCACAGATGTGGGCAACCTTTTGGAGTCATCATCATCGAAATATATGTCCTTTACATTTCAGACAGTTCAAATGTTGCAGGAAAATAGCGGGCAGCTTGCATGCACCTTAGATAGACTGGAGACGCGCGCGGAATGTTGTACACCAATTTTTTCTCTGTTTCCCCTTTTATTAATCGGGAATGCTTATTTCCGCACGCGAACGATCGGATGGTGCGGCATGCACATCGTCGTGACCATCCGATTCGCGCTCGTGCTCTCCCCAACTGTCCGATTCGTTGTAGCCTCCCAGGCGACCGCTCGCCCTCTCCCCAGTGGCCACGTGACCCATCTCCAACGGCCGCGCAGGCGCTCCCTCGCTCGCCCGTGCACCCTGACCACGGCATCTTCCCCAACTCCAgtgggctctctctctctctctctctctctctctctctctctctctctctctctctctctctcttcttcttcttcttcttcttccccgactCCGGCGGGCTTAGAAGGGGTTCGGGGGAGGTGGTCCGGCCAGGCGGTGGGGATGGTGGCGTAGGAGGCGGCCGGCCCAAGTCGGGGGTAGGGGcacccatggccatggcggcagcgggagtggggaggggaagaagggaggTCGCCTCGGGCACGGTAGGGTCTCGCCGGAGCTCTGCGGCCCGCTGCGGGGCGGTGGGCAGCGGcgcccatggccatggcggcagcGGGAGGGGGGAGGGGAAGGAGGTCGCTGCGAGCGCGGTAGGGTCTCACTGGAGCTCTGCGGCCACGGCGGGGCGGTGGGCAGCGGCGGGGgcaaggacgaggaggaggacagggTTGAAGGGCGGGGCCGGGAGGTGGGCCTCGCCGCTGGGCAGGGGTGAGGGCGAGGACGAGCTCGCGTTGGAGAAGGAAGAAGGTGGGGGAGGAAGGTGAGCGGACGGAGTAGCACTCACCTGCACACGCGGGCGCTAGTAAAGTCCTTTATTAATACCTTCATTCACAATAATAATGTTTCCTACTTGAGTGTCTTCGTTATTGAATAATTACAGTCACACAcaaacactatatatatatatatatatatatatatatatatatatatatatatatatatatatatatatatatatatatatatatatatcactgaAAAAAATCGATCAGTAACATGTTTACTGGTTCTCCTCCACGATGTCCTTTGAGTGATTGCACAAGTGCATGGTAATCATGTCATTCGCCGCCGGTAGGAGCAAGGAACAGTGCATAGAAGCCCCCGATCACCGTGGCCGCGCCCATCAGACAGACACCAGCCGACACGGGCCAGGGCATGAGCGCCGAGACGCGCCCGGAGAACATGGCGGTGAGCAGCGTCGTGGTGAGCCAGACGCCAGCCCTGGCCCGTCCCTTGGCCGCGGAGCCTGCGGGCGACGTCTCCAACCGTCGCAGG
The nucleotide sequence above comes from Miscanthus floridulus cultivar M001 chromosome 18, ASM1932011v1, whole genome shotgun sequence. Encoded proteins:
- the LOC136523387 gene encoding uncharacterized protein, with the protein product MGVEKIHACRNHCILYRGDQYKDLDSCPNCGASRYKTNKDYREEENAASVSSGRKRKKMQTKTQQDKRSKPTSNIEVDYYALRRIPALVIWYLPVVDRLRCLFANPDDAELMTWHASDERKDDGKLRHPADAKQWQEFDKKYPDFAEDPRNVRFALSTDGMNPFAERSSMHSTWPVIMTIYNLPSWLCQKRKYLLLTILISGPTQPGVDMDVFLEPLMQEMQILWEVGVKMVDAFRKETFTLRAIIIVTINDYPALFSLSGQFKGKVGCVECIDGTWHVSLPPSNKIVYMRHRRWLPVGHKYHLQKMNKYFDNMDESKSTAPSGYSKGHRVYKIVENVKFVFGKKTKDGKPRKVVKANEGDTFKKKSIFFKYLSYWKDLDVRHAIDGMHVQKNVFDSVVGTLLDIKSKTKEGLNSRLDMQHLKIKKELHPVLLENGKYHLPAASYNLNREEKHAMCVWLKNLKVPSGFCSNIRSLVSMKDLTLTNYNSHDCHVMLTTFLPIAIRAINPVFLKMAITRLCYFFNKISEKVIIGDELESLQKFAAETLSQLEMCFPPSFFDIMVHLIVHLVPQIEALGPMYFHEMWTYERFMSILNGYMSNRAHPEGPMIEAYTTEEAIESGGPLCNNLLKDQVSIGLPPLRHEGRLGGRGRMGRKSFIPPDYNIVLEVHYSILQQLIIMDPFTKQHMKELHEENPGCTNDWVHKEHKRRFTAWLKNLDMTDESETIKILASGPSSQVISWQSYDISGFTFSTSFRDTKRMAQNSGVRCEAVDETTGEETTYFGFIDDIWEVEYGPRMQILVFRCRWVQDKHVTVDNYGQRVLDLSKVGYKDDPWILANRAAQVFYVEQILSTNEKKSTQKPKHVAIPGKQQIVGVDGVMDLEDVNQFSEMSLFTKFEEKIKKCGEKYPANLFALGAP
- the LOC136523388 gene encoding glycine-rich cell wall structural protein 1.0-like gives rise to the protein MAMAAAGVGRGRREVASGTVGSRRSSAARCGAVGSGAHGHGGSGRGEGKEVAASAVGSHWSSAATAGRWAAAGARTRRRTGLKGGAGRWASPLGRGEGEDELALEKEEGGGGR